A portion of the Polycladomyces subterraneus genome contains these proteins:
- a CDS encoding CaiB/BaiF CoA transferase family protein — MKPLLHGIRIVDFSWYLPGPFATQRLVDRGAEVIKVEPPGGDPARRMPAVFHAYNRGKKSVVIDLKQRAGKEAALRLIADADVVVESFRPGVMAQLGLGYEQVRKVKPDIVYCSITGYGQTGPMSGLASHDLNYVSLSGALSQIKDDKGRPVHPVLTWADLIGGIAASEAIATALFRRERSGEGAHLDISLTGAMSSLMAHYWYQPEGIPFLSGQIVNYAIYETADGRYVSLAALEEKFWERFCKHSGREDWLQAYFSPATEENPVYEEIKRWFRSRPLQDWEAWGLEADCCLTPILEPKEVWQHPQVKHDGGIIGLFSSDNRVPELGAHTEALLKHTETVD; from the coding sequence GTGAAACCATTGCTGCATGGCATTCGCATTGTCGATTTTTCATGGTATTTGCCCGGACCGTTCGCCACCCAACGGTTGGTGGACCGCGGAGCCGAGGTGATCAAAGTAGAACCCCCCGGCGGCGACCCCGCCAGACGGATGCCCGCCGTTTTCCATGCATACAACCGCGGCAAAAAAAGCGTGGTGATCGACCTCAAACAACGGGCGGGGAAAGAAGCGGCCCTGCGTCTTATCGCGGATGCCGATGTGGTGGTTGAGAGTTTTCGGCCGGGTGTTATGGCTCAGTTGGGCTTGGGCTATGAACAGGTTCGGAAGGTGAAACCGGACATTGTGTATTGCTCTATCACCGGGTACGGCCAGACCGGGCCCATGAGCGGTCTCGCCAGCCACGACTTGAATTACGTGTCACTCAGCGGAGCACTGTCCCAAATCAAGGACGACAAGGGCAGGCCTGTTCATCCCGTCCTGACATGGGCCGACCTGATCGGCGGCATCGCCGCGAGCGAAGCGATTGCCACCGCGCTGTTCCGCCGGGAGCGATCGGGGGAAGGGGCGCATCTGGACATTTCTCTGACTGGCGCCATGAGTTCGTTGATGGCGCATTATTGGTACCAACCTGAGGGTATTCCGTTTCTGAGCGGCCAGATTGTCAATTACGCCATCTATGAAACTGCCGATGGTCGTTATGTCAGCTTGGCTGCTCTGGAAGAAAAGTTTTGGGAACGATTTTGCAAGCATTCGGGCAGAGAGGATTGGTTGCAAGCTTATTTCTCTCCCGCGACGGAAGAGAATCCGGTTTATGAAGAGATCAAGCGATGGTTTCGTTCCCGTCCGCTTCAAGATTGGGAGGCATGGGGGCTTGAAGCGGATTGTTGTTTGACACCCATTTTGGAACCAAAAGAAGTATGGCAACATCCACAGGTGAAGCATGATGGTGGCATCATCGGATTATTTTCGTCGGATAACCGGGTTCCCGAATTGGGCGCACATACGGAAGCGTTGTTGAAGCATACGGAAACAGTAGATTGA
- a CDS encoding thiolase family protein translates to MREAYLLDAVRTPFGKRDGGLKEIHPVDLLGGLLQGLLRRTQIDPGKVDDVIMGCVDQVGEQGANIARNAWLSAGLPESVPATTVDRQCGSALQAVQFAAQGVMAGQYDLAIAGGVESMSRIPIMSTLGRGMGTPMTEGIRKRYRLEGTWFDQAYGADVIAKQWGLTRDELDRYAYDSHRRASAARARGYFQQEILPVQTHVQVEEDEGIRDNPSLEKMAQLPPAFDHVDLITAGNASQISDGASALLIGSKEAAEAYGLRPLARFVAFAAVGADPVTMLTGPIPATRKVLQRAGLGLEDIDLFEINEAFSSVVLAWQKEIGVPLEKVNVNGGAIALGHPLGATGGRLVGTLAYELRRRNGRYGLIAICEGGGMANAAIIEAI, encoded by the coding sequence TTGAGAGAAGCTTATTTGTTGGATGCCGTCAGAACCCCGTTCGGCAAACGGGACGGTGGTTTGAAAGAGATTCACCCGGTCGATTTGCTGGGCGGCCTTTTGCAAGGATTGCTTCGTCGTACCCAGATCGACCCGGGCAAAGTGGACGATGTGATCATGGGATGCGTGGACCAAGTGGGGGAGCAGGGGGCTAACATCGCCCGTAACGCTTGGTTATCGGCTGGGCTTCCCGAGTCGGTGCCCGCCACGACGGTGGATCGGCAATGCGGTTCGGCATTGCAAGCGGTTCAATTTGCGGCGCAAGGCGTAATGGCGGGACAGTACGATTTGGCAATAGCCGGTGGGGTGGAATCGATGTCCCGAATCCCTATCATGTCCACGCTGGGTCGAGGGATGGGCACCCCGATGACGGAGGGGATTCGCAAGCGTTATCGTCTGGAGGGGACTTGGTTCGATCAAGCGTATGGCGCGGATGTGATTGCCAAACAGTGGGGTCTGACACGTGATGAGCTCGACCGGTATGCTTATGACAGTCATCGACGGGCGTCAGCGGCTCGCGCCAGAGGATATTTTCAACAAGAAATCCTCCCCGTACAAACACACGTGCAAGTTGAGGAAGATGAAGGTATTCGCGACAACCCGTCATTGGAAAAAATGGCGCAATTGCCCCCCGCGTTCGACCATGTCGACCTGATCACGGCTGGTAACGCGAGCCAAATCTCCGACGGAGCGAGCGCCCTTCTGATCGGTTCGAAAGAAGCGGCGGAGGCATATGGTCTCCGACCTTTGGCTCGGTTTGTCGCATTCGCTGCCGTCGGTGCCGATCCGGTGACGATGTTAACCGGACCGATCCCGGCCACGAGAAAGGTGTTGCAGAGGGCGGGTCTGGGGTTGGAGGATATCGACCTGTTCGAGATTAACGAAGCTTTTTCCTCCGTTGTGCTGGCTTGGCAAAAAGAGATAGGTGTGCCGTTGGAAAAAGTCAACGTTAACGGCGGCGCGATTGCGCTGGGACATCCTTTGGGAGCGACGGGGGGACGGCTGGTTGGCACATTGGCATATGAACTTCGTCGGCGCAACGGCCGCTACGGGTTGATCGCCATCTGTGAAGGCGGCGGCATGGCCAACGCGGCCATCATTGAGGCGATCTAG
- a CDS encoding 3-hydroxyacyl-CoA dehydrogenase encodes MDIQKVVVAVTGGASGLGEATVRHFARLGAGVAIWDTNEEKGAALAEEWGDQALFVKTDVTDETSVLHAVETVADRFGTVHVVVNCAGIGIAKKVLGKNGPHDLDSFAKVIQVNLIGTFNVIRLVAAKMVQNEPNADRERGVIINTASVAAFEGQIGQAAYSASKGGIVGMTLPLARELAAHGIRVMTIAPGLFDTPLFASLPEKAREALGAMTPFPSRLGRPEEFALLAQSIVENPMLNGSTIRLDGALRMQPR; translated from the coding sequence ATGGACATTCAAAAGGTCGTGGTTGCCGTTACCGGTGGTGCATCCGGATTGGGTGAAGCGACGGTGCGTCATTTTGCGCGGTTGGGAGCGGGAGTAGCCATCTGGGACACCAACGAGGAAAAAGGTGCCGCATTGGCCGAGGAATGGGGCGACCAGGCGTTATTCGTGAAAACCGATGTTACCGATGAAACGAGCGTGCTACATGCGGTGGAAACCGTTGCGGATCGCTTTGGTACGGTGCATGTGGTGGTCAACTGTGCAGGAATTGGCATTGCCAAAAAAGTGCTTGGCAAAAATGGGCCACATGATCTTGACTCGTTTGCAAAAGTGATCCAAGTCAATCTGATCGGCACTTTCAATGTAATTCGATTGGTCGCGGCGAAAATGGTCCAAAACGAACCGAATGCCGACAGGGAACGGGGAGTGATCATCAATACGGCTTCGGTGGCCGCTTTTGAAGGGCAGATTGGTCAAGCTGCATACAGTGCCTCCAAAGGCGGGATCGTGGGCATGACGTTGCCGCTCGCACGTGAACTGGCCGCTCACGGCATTCGCGTCATGACGATCGCGCCGGGTTTGTTCGACACGCCGCTGTTTGCTTCCCTGCCGGAAAAAGCACGGGAGGCGCTTGGTGCGATGACCCCGTTCCCTTCCAGACTGGGCAGGCCGGAAGAGTTCGCTCTGCTGGCGCAAAGTATCGTCGAAAACCCCATGCTGAACGGGAGCACCATCCGTTTGGACGGCGCGTTACGCATGCAGCCGAGATAA